Below is a genomic region from Cellulomonas sp. P24.
GGAGGACCCCGGTGCTGAAGACTGTCGCACCGTCGAGCCCGACGGCGACGTCATCGGTGCGCGCGAGCACCGCGCTCAGTGCCGCCGCGCACGGGATCTCGTTCTCCGGAGGGTTCATCCTCCGCGCCCGCTCCGCGGCACGCGCGGCGTCCGGTCCCCCTGACCTGCTCACGAATTGCATGCCCCGAGGGTTCCGCCGGCGGGCGCGCTCGTCAACCGCCGGCGCTCGCCGCCGCCGGCGCGAACCGTGATCAGGGCGCGTGCCAGACTGCGCGGATGACCGACACGACGTGGGAGCAGCGGGTCGCGGACCTGTGGGCGGCGGCCGACCGATACCCCGAGGCCGAGCTCCGGGAGCTCATGGAGGGGCTCGTGGCCGAGCTTCCTGACGGCAGCCCGATCGCGGCGTACGAGCGGGGCTCGGTGTGGGACTCCACCGGGCACCCCGACCGTGCCGTGCCGTTGTACCGGGACGCCCTCGCGAACGGGTTGTCCGGCCGACGTCGTCGCGAGGCCGTGATCCAGCTCGCGAGCTCGCTGCGGAACCTCGGGCAGGCGGACGAGAGCGTCGCGCTGCTCACCGCCGAGGCCGCCGCCGGGTCGGACGGGCTCGACGACGCGGTCGACGCGTTCCTCGCGCTCGCCCTCGTCGACACCGGGCGCGAACGCGAGGCCGTCGCCGTCGCGCTCACGGCCCTGTCACGACACCTGACACGGTTCCAGCGGTCGCTCGTCGCCTACACGCGAGAGCTCACCGACACGTCGGACGACTGACCCGGCGTCGGCTCGCCGGGTCTCGCTCACCGGCGTCCGCGCACCAGGTCTCGCTCACCGGCGTCCGCTCGCCGTCGTCCGCTCGCCGGTGAGTCGCACGCGGACCATCGGCAGCTCGGTCACCGGGGCGCCGACCGCCACCTCGATCGTCTCGCGCAGCTTCGCCCAGGCCTTCGGGTGCACCTCGATGTAGCGGCGGAGAGCAGCGGACGACTCCTCGGGGGTCATCGGCACCGCGGTCGCGGCCAGCTGCCGGCGGAACCCGATCGACACCCGCACCCGCGGCTCGGCGAGGACGTTGCGGTACCACTGCGCCCGCGCCCCGAAGCCGGAGACGATCACGTACACGTCGGGCGACGGGTGGTCCACGACCTCGAGCACGACGTACCGGCGCCGGCCGGACGTCCGCCCGCGGTGCTCCAGCATGATCAGCCGCGAACCGAAGAGGAACCCGAGCCCGGCCCGGTAGAGCCCGATCGGCGCGCGGACGAGCCACCGCGTCGTCAGGCCCCGTGCACCGATCCGTGCGGCGATCCCTGCCATCGTCGACCTCCCGTCGGTCATCGACCCACCGGACAGACAACCACACCCTGCCGACGCGGCCGATGGCCCTTCGCGGCGACGCGGCCGTCGGGTCGCCCCGGCGATGCGGTGACCGTCAGGACCGACGAGCGATCAGGTAGTCCCCCATGAAGCCGCCGCCCGTGTCGTTGGAGACGTCGAGGTGGACCGTGTACTGCACGTTCGCGAAGTCCCCGGTCCACCGCATCTCACCGGGTCTGGTCTCCGAGACGACGTCGTAGCCTGCGGTGAGGAGCGCCGCTCGCGCCCGGTCGTACCCCCCACGATCGGCGAGCTCCACGTCGACCTGCCACCCTCCCGCGTCGAGTGCGACGACGCGGAGGAGCCGGTCGACGACGAGCGGGATGTCGGTCGGCACCGCATCGAGATCGACGACGTGCCCCTCGGTCGCCGGTCCGGCGGTCGGCTCGGAGCTCGGTCCGGCGGTCGGC
It encodes:
- a CDS encoding tetratricopeptide repeat protein produces the protein MTDTTWEQRVADLWAAADRYPEAELRELMEGLVAELPDGSPIAAYERGSVWDSTGHPDRAVPLYRDALANGLSGRRRREAVIQLASSLRNLGQADESVALLTAEAAAGSDGLDDAVDAFLALALVDTGREREAVAVALTALSRHLTRFQRSLVAYTRELTDTSDD
- a CDS encoding nitroreductase family deazaflavin-dependent oxidoreductase is translated as MTDGRSTMAGIAARIGARGLTTRWLVRAPIGLYRAGLGFLFGSRLIMLEHRGRTSGRRRYVVLEVVDHPSPDVYVIVSGFGARAQWYRNVLAEPRVRVSIGFRRQLAATAVPMTPEESSAALRRYIEVHPKAWAKLRETIEVAVGAPVTELPMVRVRLTGERTTASGRR
- a CDS encoding PT domain-containing protein, yielding MVGWSGHDAVRGRAGAAFARARIPVAGRLRRTAWAVTLAGLALGAAGCGAGTTPGTTSSDAAPPSMAAVGSAFVAAEPTVEPTAGPSSEPTAGPATEGHVVDLDAVPTDIPLVVDRLLRVVALDAGGWQVDVELADRGGYDRARAALLTAGYDVVSETRPGEMRWTGDFANVQYTVHLDVSNDTGGGFMGDYLIARRS